A section of the Streptomyces sp. NBC_01591 genome encodes:
- a CDS encoding sensor histidine kinase, which produces MPEQDPKDSLEAATQATRSLQGLSTEITARIPQLLEAMRSVGAGLELHSTLDRICETAAELAHARYAAIGVVDEEGEGLSDFVTHGVPDEVADEIGHRPDGHRGLLGALIRDPAPVRLADLTADPRFAGFPPGHPPMRTFLGVPIRVQGEIFGNLYLAEKNDGGEFNDYDLHMVRVLATEAGIAIGNARLYEAARQRERWIDGSVAVTTALLSGGDADDALSVVAEQARRLADSAAGIVLLPTEDGGLEIVAVSADDPSSSLGVIIGQESPVAAKLLGGEAVFVDDSATDSRMVTRLAHRYGPSMLLPLHSGGRVLGALATPRARGGRPFTEAERTLATQFASQAALALMMAEAQRDRERLAVYEDRDRIARDLHDLVIQRLFATGMMLESAQRRSVVPEVQTGVGRAVDELDVTIQEIRTAIFALQQEPAEAPSGLRTRVLREINMAAVPLGFKPSHRFLGPVDSLVGELTGKNLIAALREALSNAFRHAEASLIDVVVDATATLPDGRDSVRLSVADDGVGIPEGGRRSGLRNLARRAESLGGASWFGPGIGEDGCGTTVVWEAPL; this is translated from the coding sequence ATGCCGGAGCAGGACCCGAAGGACTCACTCGAAGCGGCTACCCAGGCGACCCGCAGCCTGCAGGGCCTGTCCACCGAAATCACCGCCCGCATCCCACAGCTGCTGGAAGCCATGCGCTCCGTCGGCGCGGGCCTGGAACTGCACTCCACCCTCGACCGGATCTGCGAGACGGCCGCCGAACTCGCCCACGCCCGCTACGCCGCCATCGGCGTCGTCGACGAGGAGGGCGAGGGGCTCTCCGACTTCGTCACGCACGGGGTGCCGGACGAGGTGGCGGACGAGATCGGCCACCGCCCCGATGGGCACCGGGGGCTGCTGGGCGCGCTGATCCGCGATCCGGCACCGGTGAGGCTCGCCGATCTGACGGCCGATCCGAGGTTCGCCGGATTCCCGCCCGGCCACCCCCCGATGCGGACCTTCCTCGGCGTCCCGATCCGCGTACAGGGCGAGATCTTCGGAAACCTCTATCTGGCCGAGAAGAACGACGGCGGCGAGTTCAACGACTACGACCTGCACATGGTGCGCGTGCTCGCCACGGAGGCCGGGATCGCCATCGGTAACGCCCGGCTGTACGAGGCGGCACGTCAGCGTGAGCGGTGGATCGACGGATCGGTGGCTGTGACAACCGCCCTGCTCTCCGGCGGCGACGCGGACGACGCGCTCTCCGTCGTCGCCGAACAGGCCCGCCGGCTCGCCGACTCCGCCGCCGGGATCGTGCTGCTGCCCACCGAGGACGGCGGGCTGGAGATCGTCGCCGTCTCCGCGGACGACCCCTCCTCCTCGCTCGGGGTGATCATCGGGCAGGAGAGCCCGGTGGCGGCGAAACTGCTGGGCGGCGAGGCGGTCTTCGTGGACGATTCGGCCACCGACTCCCGCATGGTCACCAGGCTGGCCCATCGGTACGGCCCGAGCATGCTGCTGCCTCTGCACAGCGGTGGGCGGGTGCTCGGTGCGCTCGCCACCCCTCGCGCCCGGGGCGGCAGGCCGTTCACGGAGGCGGAGCGGACCCTTGCCACCCAGTTCGCCTCGCAGGCCGCGCTCGCGCTGATGATGGCCGAGGCACAGCGGGACCGGGAGCGGCTGGCGGTCTACGAGGACCGGGACCGGATCGCCCGCGATCTGCATGATCTGGTCATCCAGCGGCTGTTCGCCACCGGGATGATGCTGGAGAGCGCCCAGCGCCGGTCGGTCGTGCCCGAGGTGCAGACCGGGGTCGGCCGGGCGGTCGACGAACTGGACGTGACCATCCAGGAGATCCGTACCGCGATCTTCGCCCTGCAGCAGGAACCCGCCGAAGCGCCGTCGGGGCTGCGCACCCGGGTCCTGCGCGAGATCAACATGGCGGCGGTCCCGCTGGGCTTCAAGCCCTCGCACCGCTTCCTCGGCCCGGTCGACTCGCTGGTCGGCGAACTCACCGGCAAGAACCTGATCGCGGCGCTGCGGGAGGCGCTGTCCAACGCCTTCCGGCACGCCGAGGCGTCGTTGATCGACGTGGTCGTCGACGCGACCGCGACACTGCCCGACGGGAGGGACTCGGTGCGGCTGTCGGTCGCCGACGACGGAGTGGGCATCCCGGAGGGCGGCCGTCGCAGCGGGCTGCGGAACCTGGCGCGCCGGGCGGAGTCGCTCGGCGGTGCCAGCTGGTTCGGGCCCGGCATCGGGGAGGACGGGTGCGGCACGACAGTGGTGTGGGAGGCGCCCCTCTGA
- a CDS encoding Cof-type HAD-IIB family hydrolase, producing MTSATDSPPPASIRLIATDLDGTLLRDDKTVSDRTVAAMAAAEEAGIEVFFVTGRPARWMDVVSDHVHGHGLAICANGAAVADLHTGGKLVKVRPLERAIALDVVHSLRAAAPGTTFAVELATGIHYEPDYPPFHLDPCASVAVAEKLLHEETPGAGAPVLKLLAHHAELSPDDFLALARTTAGDRASFTRSSPTALLEVSGPGVSKASTLELCCAERGISPAEVVAFGDMPNDVEMLSWAGTSYAMGNAHPAALAAASGRTGTNGEDGVAVVIERIIAERRASDTGR from the coding sequence GTGACCTCAGCTACCGACTCGCCTCCGCCTGCCTCTATCCGGCTGATCGCCACCGACCTGGACGGCACCCTGCTCCGCGACGACAAGACGGTCTCCGACCGTACGGTCGCCGCGATGGCCGCTGCCGAGGAGGCCGGTATCGAGGTCTTCTTCGTCACCGGACGCCCGGCCCGCTGGATGGACGTCGTCAGCGACCATGTGCACGGCCACGGCCTGGCGATCTGCGCCAACGGCGCGGCGGTCGCCGATCTCCACACCGGCGGCAAGCTGGTCAAGGTCCGGCCGCTGGAGCGTGCCATCGCCCTCGATGTCGTCCACTCGCTGCGCGCCGCCGCCCCCGGCACCACCTTCGCCGTCGAGCTGGCCACCGGCATCCACTACGAGCCGGACTACCCGCCGTTCCACCTGGACCCGTGCGCCTCGGTCGCCGTCGCCGAGAAGCTGCTGCACGAGGAGACGCCCGGCGCCGGTGCCCCCGTACTGAAGCTCCTCGCCCACCACGCCGAACTGTCCCCGGACGACTTCCTCGCCCTGGCCCGTACGACGGCCGGCGACCGGGCCTCCTTCACCCGGTCCAGCCCCACGGCCCTGCTGGAGGTCAGTGGTCCGGGGGTCTCCAAGGCCAGCACGCTGGAGCTCTGCTGCGCCGAGCGCGGCATCTCGCCCGCCGAGGTCGTCGCCTTCGGGGACATGCCCAACGACGTGGAGATGCTGAGCTGGGCGGGCACGTCGTACGCGATGGGCAACGCCCACCCGGCCGCGCTCGCCGCCGCTTCCGGCCGGACCGGCACCAACGGCGAGGACGGCGTCGCGGTCGTCATCGAGCGGATCATCGCCGAGCGCCGGGCGTCCGACACCGGACGCTGA
- a CDS encoding LLM class flavin-dependent oxidoreductase — MHLSTVILPIYRWAAEGLKMWQRAEELGFHAAYTYDHLSWRVPFREGPWFGAVPTLTAAATVTQSMRLGTLVTSLNFRHPVTLAKDLITLDDVSDGRITLGIGAGGNGFDATTLRRSDEEPWTPRERADHFDEFVPLLDQLLREPSVTYEGKFYSANEARNIPGCVQRPRLPLAVAATGPRGMKLAARHGQAWVTTGDPKLYETGTPEQSVEAIRGQLTKLGTACESIGRDVAELDKILLTGFTPDRPLQSFDAFVDFAGTHFALGFTEIVIHMPIPDSDFAADEKVFERIATEGLAQLGR, encoded by the coding sequence ATGCATCTGAGCACTGTGATTCTGCCGATCTACCGCTGGGCCGCCGAGGGGCTGAAGATGTGGCAGCGGGCCGAGGAGCTAGGCTTCCATGCCGCCTACACCTATGACCATCTGTCGTGGCGGGTGCCGTTTCGTGAGGGGCCGTGGTTCGGGGCAGTCCCGACGCTGACGGCGGCAGCGACGGTAACGCAGAGTATGCGGTTGGGTACCCTCGTCACCTCCCTCAACTTCCGGCACCCCGTCACGCTGGCCAAGGACCTCATCACGCTCGACGACGTCTCCGACGGGCGCATCACCCTCGGCATCGGCGCCGGCGGCAACGGCTTCGACGCCACGACACTGCGCCGGAGCGACGAGGAGCCGTGGACACCGCGCGAACGGGCCGACCACTTCGACGAGTTCGTACCGCTGCTCGACCAGCTGCTGCGTGAGCCCTCGGTGACGTACGAGGGCAAGTTCTACTCGGCGAACGAGGCCCGGAACATCCCCGGCTGTGTGCAGCGGCCCCGGCTGCCGCTCGCCGTGGCCGCCACCGGCCCGCGCGGAATGAAGCTCGCGGCCCGGCACGGCCAGGCCTGGGTCACCACAGGCGACCCGAAGCTGTACGAGACAGGCACCCCGGAGCAGTCCGTGGAGGCCATCCGCGGGCAGCTCACCAAGCTGGGCACGGCCTGCGAATCCATCGGCCGGGATGTCGCCGAGCTGGACAAGATCCTGCTCACCGGTTTCACCCCGGACCGACCGCTGCAGTCCTTCGACGCCTTCGTGGACTTCGCGGGCACCCACTTCGCGCTCGGCTTCACGGAGATCGTCATCCACATGCCGATCCCCGACTCCGACTTCGCTGCGGACGAGAAGGTCTTCGAGCGCATCGCCACCGAGGGCCTGGCCCAGCTCGGCCGCTGA
- a CDS encoding SWIM zinc finger family protein, with product MSASLPGQRRAPARGKRSFAATWWGQAWVTALEDSTLDAGRLSRGRTYARKGMVGATTVAPGQVKAAVQGSQPRPYRSSVHLPVLTGAQWDTLLDTIAARAGHLAALLDGEMPAELVDDARRAGVPLLPQPTELDPECSCPDWGYPCKHAAALCYAIAATIDADPFVLFALRGRSREEVLAQLRARRTTTQETASPPAPAGIPAAAAYTRWAEHAPQLPERPEPAAHTTALPVPPPPGSGLATTDLERLMTDAAARAARLLAGDTASLHLTQHQDAVRIAAGGTGHEWFHRLIENTGTKPATFARLTRAWRHGGAMGLTVAEQPHTPDPSAMAAARTALTTALTEMTDAHVPLRAWRNRLTLTDHGIQLRLGPDARWYPYLQDDDGEWWPAAPADPDPVAALTAVWQQTRE from the coding sequence ATGAGCGCCTCGCTGCCCGGCCAGCGCCGCGCACCGGCCCGCGGCAAGCGCTCCTTCGCCGCGACCTGGTGGGGCCAGGCGTGGGTGACGGCCCTGGAGGACTCCACTCTGGACGCCGGGCGCCTGTCACGCGGACGCACCTACGCCCGCAAGGGCATGGTCGGCGCGACCACCGTCGCCCCGGGCCAGGTCAAGGCTGCGGTCCAGGGCAGCCAGCCGCGCCCATACCGTTCCTCCGTCCACCTGCCCGTCCTCACCGGCGCCCAGTGGGACACCCTGCTCGACACCATCGCGGCCCGAGCCGGGCATCTCGCCGCGCTCCTCGACGGCGAGATGCCCGCCGAACTCGTCGACGACGCCCGCCGGGCAGGCGTCCCCCTGCTCCCGCAGCCCACCGAACTCGACCCCGAATGCTCCTGCCCCGACTGGGGCTACCCCTGCAAACACGCCGCCGCCCTCTGCTACGCCATCGCCGCCACCATCGACGCCGACCCCTTCGTCCTCTTCGCACTGCGCGGCCGCAGCCGCGAGGAGGTCCTCGCCCAACTGCGCGCACGCCGCACGACAACCCAGGAGACCGCGAGCCCACCGGCCCCGGCCGGCATCCCGGCCGCCGCCGCGTACACCCGCTGGGCCGAACACGCCCCCCAGCTGCCAGAACGCCCCGAACCGGCCGCCCACACCACCGCGCTGCCCGTCCCCCCGCCGCCCGGCAGTGGCTTGGCCACCACGGACCTGGAGCGCCTCATGACCGACGCCGCCGCACGCGCCGCGCGGCTCCTCGCGGGCGACACCGCCAGCCTGCACCTGACCCAGCACCAGGACGCGGTACGGATCGCCGCGGGTGGCACCGGACACGAGTGGTTCCACCGCCTCATCGAGAACACCGGCACCAAACCGGCCACGTTCGCCCGCCTCACCCGCGCCTGGCGCCACGGGGGCGCGATGGGCCTCACCGTCGCCGAACAGCCCCACACCCCGGACCCGTCGGCGATGGCAGCGGCCCGCACCGCGCTGACCACAGCCCTCACCGAGATGACCGACGCCCACGTCCCCCTCAGGGCCTGGCGCAACCGCCTCACCCTCACCGACCACGGCATCCAGCTGCGCCTGGGCCCCGACGCCCGCTGGTATCCCTACCTCCAGGATGACGACGGCGAATGGTGGCCCGCGGCACCAGCCGACCCCGACCCGGTCGCCGCGCTCACCGCGGTCTGGCAGCAGACCAGGGAGTAG